Proteins found in one Acipenser ruthenus chromosome 18, fAciRut3.2 maternal haplotype, whole genome shotgun sequence genomic segment:
- the LOC117425959 gene encoding osteoclast stimulatory transmembrane protein-like → MERVRSFWSLLEKAQKTFKFLWSVYSKPAPRSALECLALLLQCLFIAVLTGGLLFTWMYLTLKYKYQASCVVAGMYASVCLFILFLVHPVRCMFTMIIPSLGTKQGRKLIISTAMMLLVLHCIPNIVTNIKTIFDIIKCSTQTTTEKTLNSTIILNSAISDFNKFFQNIPAIQKAQNNLNFKGNINISEINKKLDVISEGVKQEFHSVELILRTSLEVIKKVVAGLLLLYLLAGSVWYLIGYLTDIKYDNLYVTEKLRSLAEEHGRTDALLSYDKKLVKSTGLRMSRHEVLRALRGIVILAVYGVIAAVIIGLDHFVFFLLGNILEWAHDFPEVDFSISAKLSVKIGVRGVNEVNNFFNDAVNFFGGDGSKAQIPTETHMDKNYEFGIPLLSENCLKKLSPPHSSIAVTVGVLHLVAFVMLVGEVYARRARRKISASFYKQREEERVNYLFQKIIEKEME, encoded by the exons ATGGAGCGAGTTCGCAGTTTCTG GTCCCTTCTTGAGAAAGCTCAGAAGACCTTCAAGTTTCTGTGGTCTGTCTATTCCAAACCAGCTCCCCGCAGCGCACTGGAGTGTCTTGCTCTTCTCCTACAGTGCTTGTTCATTGCAGTGTTAACTGGAGGGCTTCTGTTTACATGGATGTATCtcactttaaaatacaaataccagGCATCTTGTGTTGTGGCAGGGATGTATGCTTCTGTGTGTCTTTTCATTCTGTTTCTTGTGCATCCTGTTCGGTGTATGTTTACCATGATAATACCTTCCCTGGGTACCAAGCAAGGCCGAAAGCTGATTATTTCAACAGCCATGATGTTGCTAGTCTTACATTGTATCCCAAACATTGTCACCAACATTAAAACCATATTCGACATAATAAAATGTTCAACCCAAACAACAACTGAAAAAACTTTAAATTCCACCATCATTTTGAATTCTGCTATAAGTGATTTTAACAAGTTCTTTCAAAACATACCTGCCATACAAAAAGCTCAAAATAATTTGAACTTTAAGGGAAATATTAATATTTCTGAGATTAACAAAAAGCTCGACGTCATTTCTGAAGGAGTGAAACAAGAATTCCACTCAGTTGAATTGATTCTGAGAACATCGTTGGAGGTGATAAAAAAGGTTGTTGCTGGATTGCTCCTCTTGTATTTGCTGGCAGGGTCTGTGTGGTATTTAATAGGCTATCTGACAGACATAAAATACGACAACTTGTATGTTACAGAGAAACTGCGTAGCTTAGCTGAGGAGCACGGGAGGACTGATGCCCTGCTATCCTATGATAAAAAGCTAGTCAAGTCGACTGGTTTAAGAATGTCTCGTCATGAGGTCTTGAGAGCCCTGCGTGGTATAGTGATCCTAGCTGTCTATGGGGTGATCGCTGCAGTAATAATAGGACTTGATCACTTTGTCTTCTTCCTCCTGGGGAATATCCTAGAATGGGCACATGACTTTCCAGAAGTAGATTTTTCTATTTCAGCCAAGCTGTCA GTTAAGATTGGAGTACGAGGTGTGAATGAAGTTAACAACTTTTTTAACGATGCTGTCAATTTTTTTGGAGGAGACGGTTCCAAGGCTCAAATCCCTACAGAAACACACATGGATAAAAACTACGAGTTCGGCATCCCCCTTCTCAGTGAAAACTGCTTAAAGAAACTCTCTCCACCACACAGCTCCATAGCTGTCACGGTTGGAGTCCTGCACCTTGTTGCCTTTGTCATGCTGGTCGGGGAGGTTTATGCCAGACGTGCACGCAGAAAGATTTCAGCCAGCTTTTACAAGCAACGGGAAGAGGAGAGAGTGAACTACCTGTTTCAGAAGATCATAGAAAAGGAAATGGAATGA
- the LOC131698612 gene encoding osteoclast stimulatory transmembrane protein-like: MDLLHKYICFARDFRPWKQYFLKVKKTLEFTWSAYSKPTPNNTAEFLTLLLLCFSIAVITGGLSFNWMFYTLGLEYCASGVTAGIYSIMAFLLLFFVHPVRCMFTIIIPTLGTKQGSKLIISTSVMLIALKVIPNMVTNINVIMYTLKCSASTSAENVINSTELLNNATKEIGQEVLRINKEMQNLFKASLGDFDLAANVNVSEIRKEFHIVSQQVANDFLLAKMVLEETKLVTSRLLAGLFVLCLLIGSSWYLKGYLTDVKFDNVYITKQLEHLARENGRRIMPTAGLINSRGFKMSRRESFRCLVRLAVITLYLLLIISVIVADRVVFSFIVTSAPWLYDFPVMPMTIIVTYSVELILGFITIKKYHFQKDYHWNFTLTSRHCITEPSEPDRDIAILVGALYLLAYIMVICEIYATRIRRKISASFFKKQEEKRVHFLYQKIIAKEERNKNDLPVYVIKTSDNK; encoded by the exons ATGGACTTGcttcataaatatatttgttttgctcGTGACTTCAG GCCATGGAAGCAATACTTTCTCAAAGTAAAGAAGACCCTGGAATTTACCTGGTCTGCCTATTCAAAACCAACTCCAAACAACACTGCTGAATTTCTCACGCTACTTCTACTGTGTTTCAGCATTGCTGTCATAACTGGGGGTCTTTCGTTCAACTGGATGTTTTACACTTTAGGGTTAGAGTACTGCGCTTCTGGTGTGACTGCAGGGATTTACAGTATTATGGCCTTTCTTCTCCTGTTTTTTGTACACCCTGTGCGTTGTATGTTTACAATCATAATCCCCACATTGGGCACCAAGCAAGGCAGCAAATTAATAATTTCAACATCAGTGATGCTCATAGCACTTAAGGTTATTCCAAACATGGTCACTAACATTAATGTTATAATGTACACTTTGAAATGCAGTGCGAGTACTTCAGCTGAAAATGTGATCAACTCAACTGAGTTGTTGAACAATGCCACAAAGGAAATAGGCCAGGAAGTTCTCAGAattaataaagaaatgcaaaatttGTTTAAAGCCAGTCTGGGAGATTTTGACTTGGCTGCAAACGTCAATGTTTCTGAAATCAGAAAGGAGTTTCACATTGTCAGCCAACAGGTCGCTAATGACTTCTTGTTGGCTAAAATGGTGCTTGAAGAAACCAAACTCGTCACCAGTAGACTTCTCGCTGGCCTTTTTGTCCTATGTCTGCTTATAGGTTCATCCTGGTATTTAAAAGGCTACCTTACTGATGTGAAGTTTGATAACGTCTACATCACTAAGCAACTGGAGCACTTAGCCAGAGAGAATGGAAGACGTATCATGCCTACCGCAGGATTAATCAACTCCAGAGGTTTCAAAATGTCACGTCGTGAAAGTTTTAGATGTCTGGTTCGTCTGGCAGTCATCACTTTATATCTGCTCCTGATTATAAGTGTCATCGTGGCAGACCGGGTTGTCTTCAGTTTTATTGTAACCAGTGCCCCCTGGCTTTATGACTTCCCAGTGATGCCCATGACCATTATAGTCACATACTCG gttGAATTGATATTGGGTTTTATTACCATCAAAAAATATCATTTCCAAAAGGATTATCACTGGAACTTCACCCTTACCTCCAGACACTGCATAACGGAACCATCCGAACCTGACAGAGACATCGCCATCCTGGTGGGAGCCCTTTACCTTCTTGCCTACATCATGGTCATCTGTGAAATCTACGCAACGCGCATACGCAGAAAGATTTCCGCTTCCTTCTTCAAGAAACAGGAAGAGAAAAGGGTTCATTTTCTATATCAAAAAATAATAGCCAAAGAGGAACGAAACAAGAATGATCTTCCAGTGTATGTTATAAAAACGTCAGACAACAAATAA